DNA sequence from the Nicotiana tomentosiformis chromosome 3, ASM39032v3, whole genome shotgun sequence genome:
attcATTTGGTTCAGTATAagcgttcttttttgcacttgtaGCTTACGCAAAtactccttgttacacaccattttaaatagtTCCAGCGGCCAATactgctcagcacccactggctgtaACTACCCattataggtgtttaagtatgcagcaacactatattgcTTATCAACGTACCGGGTTGTCGCGAAACCTGTGTGTTGAAAGTACTTCATGGCATATGAGCACgacatgtggtagatggaccatttcctACAAGAACACAATATGTTGGCTTTATTTatggtgtgtgtattattcccccggTTTTGATtgatagcggtgcgaacttcaaaaatatttcgctcgttggAATATtgtaaaaatgaatgccaatgtgctcgcctcctgtatttcttaaatattttcattggtattggcataaattcaacacccctctCCATCAATTCTGATACACCTCTAtgcctttcaacaaacctctccgccatctgtttgaatgacatccgcaccatggcagtgacaggcaatccacgtgcagacttcaataacctgTTGAAATATTCTGACACATTTATAGTCAGGGTTCCCCATCGcctgccaccatccgcatgcaatgtccacttgtcaagctcatgtcgcatcaaccaatgataAGCTCTTTCGTCTTCCTTTCTTATAGATTCCATGCACCTCCTGAATTTGCACTCCTGGTGATCAGTTGCAGCCATCTACATTAAATCATACAAGTCCttgttgggatgtgccttctgaaaattggccttcaggtgcctcacacagtaacggtggtatgCATATGGTTCCTGCCATTCAGGCAAATGTTGTACGGAACTTAAAATACCGCCATGCCGataagatattagacaaatacctgaacgttgtttgacaacgtgctcattcaagtggttcaaaaatagcgttcacgtctcttggctttcattggcacaaatagcaaaaagCTAGGGGAAATATTTGTCCAATATttgtccattagcatctactgcaactgcgatcaacaacttaatatcatattttccatagacatgagtgtcgtctatggatattaccggccagCAATGCACAAAATCATCAATTGCTGGTTTGAAGGCCCAGAACACGtatttgaatatatattctggtaTTTCCGGACTCTGTTCAAGCTTCCATTTAACAATAGTCCCGAGGTTAAAGTATTGCAATGCgtccatgtacctgggtagagatgcaaatgacttatcccagtcaccgtaaacaatttcaaacgcatgtttacgcccgagaaatgtctttcttttggtaatggtacacccatattcctggtggacagATGTAATACACTATTTGATATTGTACCTTATGGAGGCTTCAATGtttggaatcaagacaagagaaatcaagtcaacatccaaGTTAAAGTGATTTCCGTTGAATGTGTCCATTTGACAATTGTGGATGCTAATCCCgcatatttgttttcttcttcctcgcacgtagcatccaattacaacctgTAAACCATCTATGGCAAACgaccttgtatacatccggagatgactcccATACCATCATCTTACGGCACTCTTTTACGTTGTACATTTTTACCTCCCTGATTAGGCGCACCttatcaggaaaaagcatgccctttgacaatactgttggtctagattcatcccacattgctgatcaaattttgtcaatatcccttgtgagggcatccacatccgacatacttggcaaatgatcaaggtagggaatatGCCTCGAATGAAATAACACGTAGGACTCGTATACTTTTGGTCTAACAGGAGGTgaagcatgctccctcgtcaaattaGGTTCGGCATTTTCTTCCTCCTCAACATCACCCACGTCAGGGAAGGGTGtttcatctccagactcatcggcattgttgtcataatcactattctcttcctgaATCTGCGCATctaccagatcccgattaaatacgctgtcttcgggcaattgagtaaggacaggaccaTCAAGttactcgttttcactgcacaaccaaagaaataatgagttactcaaattggTTCAAACGATACATATAACTTTATATattcacttacaaatcataatgtgttgatatcccatgatgcacattatcttTTTTATgctgactcccggatggaccatcatgatccaacacaccaaaactcgGCATATTCCAACTGAccattggttcataacttgtaaaatttatatctggtcggtaccccctgtggaatatatgagtgttaatacaaatataatacacaaaaatatacatCGTAACACAGTAGGAAAATTAAAATTTACCACTATGCTTGTGGATTATGTATACTAGGGGAGAAATATTTTCttgctcctcattcgcccgtggagataagtttagatccgGCCAAATTCTTTCAGCCAGAACCTGTTcgactaaaactgctccaaaataaccacctgATGATTAAGGAATTTTTCTACTTTGCGCAACCACATTATTGCGcacgtcttcagccttgacgtacattttcaatatttttatcacaataaatttccggtattcatccggagtcctcaaaaaatctctcagagtttcatcgtcttcgatgttaaactcagcataacaagcaacctctTGCGCAGTcacagaatacggatatcttccggttattttaagattcaccgaacgtttgctcacacttaatttttttacataacaacgataccaatgtatcgtactccattgtaagtggcaacttaacatgaaactgtggagataaactatagcttacTAAGTTATtcaccaccacaacctcacccccccaatataatgaaactctAATTCTTCGCTGTTCATACATTAtaacaaaatgcaaaacaactaaACAAACAAAAATTTCACAATACTTAGAGTAATTCTGAATGAATTTTTACAAAATTCTTAACGTCCTTATATAAGGCAAAAACCAttcccgggggggggggggaattatttgaggtatagcgTCTTAGCTTAAGACACtatacccagttgaattattgttatgccaGTTAAGCCCAGAAGAATTATTTGTGGGCCCACAATAATACATATAGCGTCTTTTAAAAAACGCTATATATAGCGCCGTTTTAAAAGACGCTATACCTAACTGGCCAAACGGCCGTTAAGATATAACGTCGctatatatattttggtcactGTATATTTTTTCCATATATTTTTGTTCTTTGAGTTCAAAAATGCATTATTTTGATTCCGAATTCCAAAAATTAGGTAGAGAAGATGCTCCTCCTGATTTTACGCTTGAAAGATGTATCCCTTCAAAATAGTAACATATCCAGccgtccaaatatatatatacactgaAAACGCAAAGCTCTATTTTTCATTAAAAAACGAAGAGGGCGAATTGGATTCAGTCATTGAAGACCTTACAAAAACGGCGCAAGCTTAGTATCAATTTAAAGATTCCTGAATCAAAAATTATAAAAGTTTCCAGAAAAATTTATAAATCTTGCGTccaaacaaaatcaattctaGAATATTTTCTATATCACGAGGTCAGAAGATTCCATGGCAATGTGACATATGAATATCATGTATATTAGTGTATATCACACAGAGATTTGATGTACataattttatacacttttttggAATTGAATGCAGTTAGTTTTGACCGACCGACCATTATTGTTATTTTGCCCGTAATGAAATCATCTAGCCCACTCAAACCCAGGAGTCGTTCCTGGGGTTCAAACTTTAAAAGGTTTTGAAATCCAATAGACGGTGCTGGAGTTTTACGTGTAGAAATTTTTTGAGCTTGAGTATAGTCTGCTTGAGTTTCACTTGAAAATTCTTCGGAATTAAGTAGTCGTTCGTGGAGTTCTTCTGTGATTTAGTAATTAGGTATATGTTTGTCCAAATATTTTTTCATATGAAAGAAATGACTAAATGCTAACAGCTTTTTAAATATTACTtcatctgtttcaatttagatgaggtagtttgactcagcacggagtttaagaaaaaagaagacgacttttgaaacttgtgggtcTTAAAAAtttaaggggtaaaagttttatggggccataacatttgtgtggttataaaagcttctcgttaagggtaaaatggataaaatgaagagtttaaagttgaattatttctaaatttaaaaatatgtcatttattttggagcAAACTGAATAAAAAAGTgactcatctaatttgaaacggggAAGTGGTTAAATTCTAATTGTAAGGGTTaaaagtggctatttttcaaaatattccaTTTTATATCCCTATTTGATATGGCCGGTAGCTAGGTTCAGGAGATTATCTGAAAATAGAACAGTACTTTATGAATGCCTTAAAGCATCTTAAAAAGATTTCCACAGCTTTTACTGGTCCTCTTTTTTCTCCTTAGCGAAACACCATTTCCTTTCTAAATGTCAACGAATATCAATTAAAAGTACTTTATTAAAGGTCTTTTAACTTTTGATTCATGTAAGATCGATCAtctggaatatatatatataattgctggAATCTTCGCAAATaaaaactaatgaactttcagtACCATTAACCGTTGTGGACTGACTGATTAAATATATAGCAATTTTCTTAGCTGACTTCTGAACAATACAGAAGAAAAGTTCCTTTGTGTGGAACTTTAGTTTTCTCAGAGATCATTTCTTAGACTCAAACCTCAATATATAATCAGGTAACTATTTTCCAATTTCAGCTAATGTTAAACTTAAAACTTGGGATTTCCTCCTTGTTGGTGTCTAAGATCGATACTTTGTGAATACAATTTGACAGACTATTACATGTAAACGAGAAGATGTCTTTGCCTCCTCGAAATTAGCCAAAAAGTTAATAACAATTTAATGTTAAAATTTGAGGGCTGCAACTAATTATCAAGAACTAGAGAACCGAATTCATTGTCCAAATAAAAAGATAGCATCCTCCTTATGGTTTTTGTAACTATTAGGATTTACAAAGTTCGATGTATAGTGTTGATTTAGGGTTTGAGACTTAATGATTACGTTAACACTGAATTACATAAGAGAACATGCTTGACTAGATTTTAGCAAAAGCTTGAGTATATATTAAGTTGGATCATACATGTTAGCCATAAATTGGAGCTTAAACACGTGGGGAGGGAATTAACTTGACGTACTTGAccatttgtttttcttcttttaaaattATCATGGAATGTTTCAAAGCAGTTTCCCTCTATACAACTTGCCTCACAAGAGTGACTAAAGATGAGACTTTGGGAGAAGTAAAGCTATAAATCAACTAGCATATTATTTTAAGGGAATTTTCAATGAGGAAATGAATGGGAGGTTGTGTAAAGACAAGTAAGATGCCAACATCTGAAGCAACCACGACCTTAGACCAAATTCTATCAATTCTCTGTATTGGTTTTATACACTCCTGAAAGTGACTTAGATGAAAGAGACATCGAATTTCGTCTTTGTATTACATTTGTAATAAGGAGAGTTTTGCAAAGAAACCTCCCCCACCACAATATTTTTCCTCTTTGCGTTTTTCTTTTTTGTCATTTAGGGACGAGAATAAACCAAGAGAATAAAAGAGAATGAAGTTTTCCATAAGTTTgtttacattattattattaaaggGTTCCTTTGCCTTCCTCTTAATGCATATTGAGCTCCACACGCCAAGGAATCCCTAATttatacaatacaaacttagctGGCAGGACTACTGACCATCTAACACTTCAACTACATATAGGTATTTACTTTAATTTTCACATACATATTTAACTCTTCTTATCACTCTTACTTTCCTTAtaatccttttttctttttcaaaaatatttagtAGCTTTCACTAAACGAAAAACAGTTGACAGGTGCTTCTGGCCTTCGTCTTGCTacttaattattttcttaaatcttCAACGTATATAATTTGTTTCAAATAAGCAAGTTTTAGAATGTAAAAAGAAGCTTAATAGATTCATATATGTACTTGTACAGTTCACaaacttattttattattatcttaATATTGCAAATAATCTTctaaacaaagaaaaataaatgaacAGCATTCAATAATAAGGTCGAGTTTCTTTCCTTCTCCATTTTTGTTATTATCTATTTGTACCCAGTCTGGACTCTAACTTTAAGATTTTCTAACAGACACAATAAAATGGAAAATTTCATGGATTTTTATGGTAATTTTCTGCGAATATATATCATGTGATTAATTTCAAGTAGGAGAAAATATGAGCTAGCTTGAACTAAAAAAGGAATATATTATTGGCAAGGACATGAATGTGAGGAAGAAGAGaacaaaaatataaaaggtaAAATAAGAGAACGTAGTAAACTTACAATTAATAGCATAAGATAGACGATGAAAATAATCTTTCATTTTCTTTATAATTAGAAAGGAATACAGAGATTTGTAACAGAACATGTGTATCTTATTATAGCATTAAACAATTTATTGCTTATTGTACTCAACTATTGATTCATGATGTAaaatgtgaataataataataataataataaacaaatTGGAAAATTATTAACCAACAAGGAATTTAGCCAAAATAGGAGATATTATTCTCACTGGATATGGTGCTAAATTCAGAGGTTGTAGATGGTTGCGCGTACAtggcatcagaagaagaagatATCGTTGATGGCAGCGATAACGGTGGTGGCGGCGGCGGTGGTGGTGGCAGCGCGGCGACGACGGAAACAGCTCCAGAAGCAAGCAATGATGAAATATGAGAAGATGGAAGATTAGTGAGAGTGGTGGTGTCCCCAAATTTGTACTTCAATATCTCTGCCCTAACAACATTTAATTCCATTTGTAAAGCTTGAACTTGCTGTTGTAAAGCAGAAATAGCTCCCATGCAACCATACACTGGATCTCTTAACCTTACATTAGCTTCATAAACTAAACTATTAGCTGTATCTGCTCTTTGGTTCTCAGATACCTCCTGCATTAATTAACCAATTTTATATGGAAATGGAATAATGTTGAAGATAGATAAATAAAAGTATATTTATTCTAACAAATTAGACTTCTAAATGAGATATTCATACAATTCAATATATAGTAGTAGACAGAGGTAGTCTATTCAAGTCCCGTCGCAAAGTGTATTCGTTCTAACAGCTTAAACTTGAGTATAATTAAAATAGTCATAGAATTCAAGATTCAAGATTGTTCAAGTAAAGAGAAGAACAAGAGAGGAGAATATTTGATTAAGGTGCTTACCATTAGCATCTTGGAAACATTACTAGCACCAAAAACCTTGTGAACAGAAGCAAACTTTTGGGGTTCATGAGGGGAAAAATAGGGAGAAAATGGACATTCTTGAGCACAGCGACGTCTCAAAAGCTTACAGGCAGCACAAGGTGTTACAGTGTTTAAGGTCGTTGTAGTTCCTGGATTCCCCAACAAATATCTCCTTCCCATTTGCGAGTAGTCATCTGCCTCCCTCTTTATTTTTTTCCCTATCTCCTCATATCTCTCCCTAAAACAATATAAATCTTTGGTTAACATGAATTAGTGATTCACAAATATGATTGAAACATCTTGTAACAAAAAAAAAGCCATTCTTCTAGAAGAAAtgaattttgtttttttgttataaataaattaaCCAAAAGGTTTGCAGTATAATATGGTTGAATATACCTTTCTCTTGACATTCAGGCATACTATCTGTATACGGTGCTAAAGCTAAAGTAGATTTATGCAGAGAGAGAAAAAGGAGAAGAGCAAAGGAAGGAAGTTTTTCGATTGGAGGAAGAAGGAAGAAATATGAGTCTGAGATTTGGGGGTAGGGGAGGGAGTAGAAAAGAGTGCTTAAAAGGCAAGAAATACAATAAAAAGTTGGTCAAGAGTACTTTTTATTATACAAACTGACCAATTGAGACAGTTTAATAATATGAACTAAATGAAGTGGCCGAAACTTCCCTTTTGTTCATGAGTAATTGTGGCCCtctctagctgctgtacgaggATTCAGTTCAAGAATCAAGTATGGGATTTTACTCAATAATGGCAATCGCCACTTCATTAATGAGAAATGAAATTTAGAATAAGAGTATAGATCGTATATAGAGTAAGATTGTTTCTAGTAAATAAATAAGTATTACATCTCCTTCTATCCCAAATTTCGCTTTATATTATAGTTATGAAATTTTaaccaatattttaaaatatattcttTCATGAATATTTAATACAAAGAAAAATACATTTTATAATTTTCTGTAATCTTTGATCATGTtaatattaatttaaataaatgTATTCCGCTTAGCTTTTTAAAATTTGGTCAAAACGGTCCTCAGTAAACAAAAGTGCCAAAAAAATATTGAAAGGGAACTGCAGTAATTTACCTAGCTTATGTGATAAATCGAGATAAGGATATACCTACATCTTAATTAACTTTCGTTAATTAAGCAATAAACCTTATGTAAAAGCACATGCATGATCGGGAGCacttaatatttttaatatatatagagagagatatTTTTGATTGAAATATAAAATTTAGCTGAGTTGAGTAATAATACTCTTACATGACTGGGAGTGATTCTTATTTCTTATATTTTCCTTTtctgaagaattaacctaaaaaTGTCGGATTAACTGCTCAAGCATACATATTATCATTGAGCTTAATTGAGACTGTATTAAGTTGCTTGGTAAGTTCAAGGGAAGTTAGTTTCTTGTCAATATCAAGACATCACTTCATTAAAGTGACCACATTTGGGATCAAAGTGGAACTTGTTACTTAAATATATAAGCGTTATGTCCTTTAAGAAACAACGTGTCGCCATAAGCATCTTGATTATTGATGTTTAATTTGTCACGAAAATGGGCTATTTCATTTTACAAAACGGCAATAAGTCTCCAATTTAATTAAGCTGGTTAccttcattttctttcttttctttccttttgcaCTAGAAGCTTTGATATTCCTGGGAATCCAATTTCTTCTATGTTAGGATTTGACAAGATTTTGTCCCTGCCCATCTAATTAGTGTACCTCCTAGCTAATATAAAACCTTTTAATAATTCTTGCGGTTTTAGGGGAATGGAAAAGAAACTGTAAATTATTGGCCAAATACATAAATCGTCCCTCAAATTTGGTTCTAATTTTCATTATGACACGTTAACTAGCAGTACCGTTTAAATCCTATTTAAAGTGTACCTATTAACCACAAAATAACTAACAAGTGAAACAAATGCATGACGTGGTAAACACGACTAATGAGAAAAAGCCATGTGGCTTTGACTCTAACTGATCCCAAAGAACAGAAAAAAAGCCAAAGACTTCAAATTTGTGACAGATAGAGTATTTTCTCAAAATTCACCGTTATACATGGCCAGAGGGAGAAGCTTTAATCTGCAGTTCCAGATCTTCTTTTAGGGAAACTTCGAGTCTTTTGGTGAATAAGATAGATGACATTTTACCTCAGTTTGACAACGTACTCTGTGTTGAAGAAAGAGAAGGATGGTGGCAATTGGAACGATGGTGGCTGATACTAGGGAGAGTAATAAGAAAAAGGAGGAGAAAAATAGTTATTTTGGACAAATTCACGCGCCCAAGGAAAGTGTAGGAATACTAATATTGCATGTCAGCTTCCGTGTTTAATTAATA
Encoded proteins:
- the LOC104088782 gene encoding LOB domain-containing protein 15, producing MSRERERYEEIGKKIKREADDYSQMGRRYLLGNPGTTTTLNTVTPCAACKLLRRRCAQECPFSPYFSPHEPQKFASVHKVFGASNVSKMLMEVSENQRADTANSLVYEANVRLRDPVYGCMGAISALQQQVQALQMELNVVRAEILKYKFGDTTTLTNLPSSHISSLLASGAVSVVAALPPPPPPPPPLSLPSTISSSSDAMYAQPSTTSEFSTISSENNISYFG